A window of the Serratia sarumanii genome harbors these coding sequences:
- a CDS encoding nitrilase family protein, producing MTISLRAATVQFQHRANDKNYNLSIIERFIAQAAEQQVQLLAFPEMCITGYWHVRHLSDVEVRALAEPIAASPSLARIRPLAERYNMAIGVGLIELGDDGRCYNAYAVCLPDGALHVHRKLHAFEHPAIASGDRYTVFDTPWGVRVGVLICWDNNLVENVRATALLGAEVLMAPHQTGGTHSRSPHGMKPIPQALWQRRAEDPQAIEAAFRGEHGRGWLMRWLPSRAHDNGLFLLFSNGVGRDDDEVRTGNAMILDPYGRIVAETWAAEDRMVSADLDLTLIPLSTGRRWIYGRRPELYGLLTEPQGYERDARSARFSTQPTGRGGQ from the coding sequence ATGACCATCTCATTGCGCGCCGCCACGGTGCAGTTCCAGCATCGCGCCAACGATAAGAATTACAACCTGTCGATCATTGAGCGCTTTATCGCTCAGGCGGCCGAGCAGCAGGTACAGCTGCTGGCCTTCCCGGAAATGTGCATCACCGGCTATTGGCACGTGCGCCATCTGTCCGACGTCGAAGTGCGGGCGCTGGCGGAACCGATCGCCGCCAGCCCTTCGCTGGCGCGCATTCGCCCGCTGGCGGAGCGATACAACATGGCGATCGGCGTCGGGCTGATCGAGCTGGGCGACGACGGCCGTTGCTACAACGCCTACGCCGTATGCCTGCCGGACGGCGCGCTGCATGTGCACCGTAAACTGCACGCCTTCGAACACCCGGCTATCGCCAGCGGCGATCGCTATACCGTATTCGACACCCCCTGGGGCGTGCGCGTGGGCGTATTGATCTGCTGGGACAACAATCTGGTGGAGAATGTGCGCGCAACGGCGCTGCTGGGCGCGGAGGTGTTGATGGCCCCGCACCAGACCGGCGGCACCCATTCGCGCAGCCCGCACGGCATGAAGCCGATCCCACAGGCGCTGTGGCAGCGGCGGGCGGAAGATCCGCAGGCGATAGAAGCCGCCTTTCGCGGCGAACACGGCCGCGGCTGGCTGATGCGCTGGCTGCCCTCGCGCGCTCACGACAACGGGCTGTTTTTGCTGTTCAGCAACGGCGTGGGCCGCGATGACGATGAGGTACGCACCGGCAATGCGATGATCCTCGATCCCTACGGCCGCATCGTGGCGGAGACCTGGGCGGCGGAAGACCGGATGGTCAGCGCCGATCTCGATCTGACGCTGATCCCGCTCAGCACCGGCCGCCGCTGGATTTACGGACGCCGCCCCGAGCTGTACGGTTTACTGACCGAACCGCAAGGCTATGAGCGCGATGCCCGCAGCGCACGCTTTTCGACGCAGCCGACGGGGCGCGGCGGCCAATGA
- a CDS encoding YhcH/YjgK/YiaL family protein: protein MIHNSLFNPRFGRGLAPALVSTLTELRRCDLPELALGHHPIDGDNIFMDVMTLTTVPAAEKRAEMHQEYIALHLLISGEERIEYGLAGDWHREHPHAENSDLLLLDIKRHPQTLHMTHGMFAIFFQMEAHKTGCLWQRPQHIKKAVVRIHHRLLL, encoded by the coding sequence GTGATTCACAACAGCCTGTTCAACCCCCGCTTCGGCCGCGGACTCGCGCCGGCGCTGGTTTCAACCCTGACCGAGTTACGCCGATGCGACCTGCCCGAACTGGCGCTGGGCCATCACCCGATCGACGGCGACAACATCTTTATGGACGTGATGACGCTGACCACCGTGCCGGCGGCGGAAAAGCGCGCCGAAATGCATCAGGAGTACATCGCGCTGCATCTGCTGATCAGCGGCGAAGAACGCATCGAATACGGCCTGGCGGGCGACTGGCACCGCGAACATCCCCACGCGGAAAATAGCGACCTTCTGCTGCTGGACATCAAACGCCACCCGCAAACGCTGCACATGACGCACGGCATGTTCGCGATCTTTTTCCAGATGGAAGCGCACAAAACCGGCTGCCTGTGGCAGCGGCCGCAGCACATCAAGAAAGCGGTAGTGAGGATCCATCACCGCCTGCTGCTGTGA
- the ompX gene encoding outer membrane protein OmpX codes for MKKIACLSAVAACVLAVSAGTAFAGQSTVSAGYAQGDLQGVANKADGFNLKYRYEFDNNPLGVIGSFTHLEKNRSENGFYKKSQYDSITAGPAYRFNDWASIYGVIGVGYGKNIDNAQAGGNKGGNSDYGFTYGAGLQFNPIENVALDVGYEQSRIRSVDVGSWNVGVGYRF; via the coding sequence ATGAAAAAAATTGCATGTCTTTCCGCAGTAGCAGCTTGCGTATTAGCAGTTAGCGCAGGTACCGCATTCGCTGGTCAGAGCACCGTATCCGCTGGCTATGCGCAGGGTGATCTCCAAGGCGTTGCTAACAAGGCCGACGGTTTCAACCTGAAATACCGTTACGAGTTCGACAACAACCCACTGGGTGTGATCGGCTCCTTCACCCACCTGGAAAAAAATCGTTCTGAAAACGGTTTCTACAAGAAATCTCAGTACGATTCCATCACCGCAGGTCCAGCTTACCGCTTCAACGACTGGGCGAGCATCTACGGTGTGATCGGTGTTGGCTACGGCAAAAACATCGACAACGCCCAGGCTGGTGGTAACAAAGGTGGCAACAGCGACTACGGCTTCACCTACGGTGCCGGTCTGCAGTTCAACCCAATCGAAAACGTTGCCCTGGACGTTGGCTACGAGCAGAGCCGCATCCGCAGCGTGGACGTTGGCAGCTGGAATGTTGGCGTAGGCTACCGCTTCTAA
- the rhtA gene encoding threonine/homoserine exporter RhtA, producing the protein MSLSTSGRAPSALLPICLLIIAMVSIQSGASLAKSLFPIVGAEGITTLRLFIGTLILFIIFRPWRMRIVAGSRLPLLIYGLSLGAMNYLFYLSLRTVPLGIAVALEFTGPLAVAMFSSRRPIDFLWVALAIAGLWFLLPLGHGVGGIDPFGAACALGAGACWAVYIIFGQKAGGDHGPGTVALGSLIAALVFCPIGAWQTGSVLFNLDILPVALAVAILSTALPYSLEIIALPKIPARTFGTLMSLEPAMAALSGMLFLGEHLSGVQWLALAAIIAASMGSALTIRPKPRLESLS; encoded by the coding sequence ATGTCGTTATCTACTTCCGGCAGAGCGCCCTCCGCGCTGCTGCCCATCTGTCTGTTAATCATCGCCATGGTGTCTATCCAGAGCGGCGCCTCGTTGGCCAAAAGCCTGTTCCCGATCGTGGGCGCCGAAGGCATTACGACGCTGCGCCTGTTCATCGGCACCCTGATTCTGTTCATTATCTTCCGCCCGTGGCGTATGCGCATCGTCGCCGGCAGCCGCTTGCCGCTGCTGATTTACGGCCTGTCGCTCGGCGCGATGAACTACCTGTTCTACCTGTCGCTGCGCACCGTGCCGCTCGGCATCGCCGTGGCGCTGGAGTTTACCGGCCCGTTGGCGGTGGCCATGTTCTCGTCGCGCCGGCCGATCGACTTTCTTTGGGTGGCGCTGGCGATCGCCGGGTTATGGTTCCTGTTGCCGCTCGGCCACGGCGTGGGCGGGATCGATCCGTTCGGTGCCGCCTGTGCGCTCGGCGCCGGCGCCTGCTGGGCGGTCTATATCATCTTCGGCCAGAAGGCCGGCGGCGATCACGGCCCCGGTACGGTGGCGCTCGGCTCCTTGATCGCCGCGCTGGTGTTCTGCCCGATCGGCGCCTGGCAAACCGGCAGCGTGCTGTTCAACCTCGATATTCTGCCGGTGGCGCTGGCGGTGGCGATCCTCTCCACCGCGCTGCCATATTCGCTGGAGATCATCGCGCTGCCCAAAATTCCGGCGCGCACCTTCGGCACCTTAATGAGCCTCGAACCGGCGATGGCGGCGCTGTCCGGCATGCTGTTCCTCGGCGAACACCTGAGCGGCGTGCAATGGCTGGCGCTGGCGGCGATTATCGCCGCCTCCATGGGCTCCGCCCTGACCATTCGCCCCAAGCCGCGCCTCGAAAGCCTTTCCTGA